The genomic region TGGAACTACTTTTAATATTGGAACTGAACTGTCAAATGCAAAAAAACTTGGAAGCAGCAGTACAATAGATGCACAATTTGGAGATTATCTTGGATTATCAACTCACAATTTCTTCTATTATGGAGTTTCCAATAAAATTGGAATTTTTGCTAATGCAAGTTATAAAGAATCCCCACTTTATTTATATGATGGTACCAAAAAAATAGCAGATTATACCAACAAAGCTTTAAGATTTGAAACTGGAGTCCTTACCCAGTATGATAATCAACTTCTAGCTTCTTATGGTATAGCTATAAATTACTCAAAACTTGAACAGGAAACTGGATTCAATTGGACAGAGCAGTTTGAATATTCTAAAAATTACAGTGAAGCCTTTTTTAAACTGTCTTTGGATAGGCTTGATGGAAGAAGACGTCCTACTTCTGGAGTAAAAGGTGAATTAAACTATGTATGGGGCGGAACATTTGGATCTTCTAAATCAAATTTTTATGGACCTCTTTATCAATTTGATGGCTATGTTCCAATAAATAAAAAATTTAACTTTTCTTATGGATTATATGGTGGGGTTATTTCTGGAGATAATATCCTACTTGATCAGTATATAAAACTTGGTGGTACTAAAAATAATATCCAAAATAAGGAATTCGCATTTTATGGTTACGAAGTGCATCAAAAACTTGTTGATCAGTTTCTTATAGGAAAACTGGGATTAGACTATGAAATATCTCCAAATCTCTATTTAGGTACTAATTGGAATATTGGTACCTACAGAGAAGCTAAAGAAAAAAGTGATGCTATGGATAAAAATAAAACTCTTCTTTGGGAAGATTATCACCAAGGTTTTGCTCTCTCTTTAACTTATGAAACTTTGTTTGGACCTATTGATTTTTCAATATCTAAAGATAATAAAAAAGGAGATGTTATCTCTCAATTCAGTATAGGATATATATTTTAATAAAAAAACATGGATTTGCTTGAAAAGCAAGTAAATCCATGTTTTAATTTATCTAACTATTTTATAAACATTGTCATTATATTTTTTATCCCTGCTCCTACATCTATTCCAAATATAGATTCAGCAATCATTTTTGAAAGTACCACTGTTGTTACTATGAGAAACATTGGTTTTATAAATTTTGTTCCCTTTGTTACTGCCATTTTAGCCCCAATTATTGCTCCAACTACCATTATAGCTGCCATAGAAAAAGAATAGATATATGCAACTTTTCCCATAGATACAAACATTATAACACTTGCTACATTACTGGACAGATTTAATATTTTTGCATTTCCACTGGCATTGGTAAAATCTATCTTAAATATTCTAATCATAGCAAATATAAGAAAAGATCCAGTTCCTGGTCCAAAAAAACCATCATAGAATCCCAAAGCAAAAGCCATGATTATTCCCCACTTAATATTTTCTCCATTTAATCCCTCAAATCTGTTTTCTTCTCCAAGATTTTTATTACGAAGTGTGTATATCAAAACCATAATAAGAAGAACTATAGCTATTGGATAGAGATATTTTGAATCTATCATTACTACTGTTTTTACTCCAAGTACTGCCCCAATAAATGAAAATGCTGCTAATTTTTTCATCAGCTCCCAGTTAATTTTTCCTGATTGAGCAAATTTAGCACTGCTGGCTATTGTAGAACAGCATGCTGCAACCTTATTTGTCCCAAGTGCCACATGAGCTGGAAGCCCAGATGCCAGAAAGGCTGGCAGACTTATAAGTCCTCCTCCACCTGCTATTGCATCAATGAAAGCTGCAAAAAAACAAGCTACTCCTAAAAAAATAAATCCTGATAAATCCATTCCTTCCATTAAACCAAACATTGCTTCACCCCAAATTTAATTTTCTATTTTACATTTAATATTATTACCATATTTTTCTTATTTCATAGCTTTCTACACTATCAATATAAAAATCTATATCTTGATTAAAGTTTCTGATAAAATCTTTTCTTTTCTCGATTTCATTCCATTGTGTGTTCACTTGCTGCCTTAAAGCCAACATTTTTATTTTCAATTCCTTGACTTCTTCAATATTTGGATTTTCTTGGGCGCTAAGTTTATCATATCTTTTTACAAGATATTTATAATTTTTAATATAAAAATCTCTATATTTACTGTCAGAACCCCAATCTCCATCAGGTTTCATCCAAGTATTCAAAGATATCCCTGCTCCTACTCTTCCTCCACTTCCCCAGCCTATCCCTATTCCAGGAGAAACTCCAACAGTAGTACATCCACCTAAAGCTGCCACTATTACCAAGCCAATAATATATTTTGTTGTTTTCATAGGTAACTCCTTGTTGTACTTTTCTTATATTATAAACATAAGCAGACTTTTATTCAATATATTTTTAGTAAAATATTAATAACGAAATTGTATACCATACACTTTTAAAATTTCCTTCAAAATAAAAGGATGATTCAATTATTTTATAAAATAATTGAATCATCCTTAGTTCTTAAATTTATATAAAAGATTTAAGAATTTCCACTTTGCCTGTTATTTTTAATTCTAATCCTGCTGGAATAAAATATGTATCTCCTTTTTCAACGTAATATTCCTTTCCTTCGCATATAATTTTGCCTTTACCATCTAATATAGAGTAAGCTTTAAAATTTTTATTTATTTCATCTTTAAATTCCCCATTAATAAGATATTTATCTATATTGAAATATTTTCCTCTTATTAGTTCCTCTTTTTCTGCTCCTGCTAAAAATATCCTTTTTCTGTTTTTATCAGTAGTTATTTCTACATCTCCCTCAAAATCTATTACATCAAGAGCCTTATCTATGTGAAGCTCTCTAAGTTTTCCATCTACTAATCTATCAAAATCATATATTCTGTAAGTAGTATCTGAATTCTGCTGTATTTCACATATCAGTATAGATCCCTCCATAGTTGCATGAACAACTCCTGGAGATAAGTTTATAAAGTCCCCTTTTTTTACTTTTACTGTATTGAAAAGTCCATCAAATTCCTTTGATTCTACTTTTTCTTTAAATATCTCTTTTGTAATTCCATCTTTGATTCCAAGTATAAGAGTAGCATTGTCACTTGCTTCCATAATATACCAGCTTTCGCTTTTCCCAAATTCACCCTCTACTCTTAAAGCATACTCATCACTTGGATGCACCTGAACTGAAAGTCTGTCATTAATGTCCAGATATTTTATAAGAAGAGGAAATTTACCTTTAAATTTTTCCATTATCTCTTCTCCTAATATATCTTTTCCATATTTTTCTATAAGCTCTATCAAAGATTTTCCTTGAAACTCTCCATTATCAACATATGAAAGTCCTCCCTTATGAGAACTTACTTCCCAAGATTCACCATATAAATCATTATCTGGAAGTTCCATATTTAAAACCTCTTTAAACTTTCTTCCACCCCATACTTTTTTTACAAGATTCTTTTTAAACTTTAATGGATACATTTGTATTCCTCCTGCCTTATATTTTTTCAATTATAAGTGTACAATTTATTTTAAATTTTTTCTATGTATATTTTTTTTCAAAAAAAATTGAAATTTTCTATCTTTATTATAAATTTACTATTTTATTTGCAATAGTTTCAGAAAATACCATATCATGTTCTACAAAAATTATAGTAGGCTGAAATTCTAAAATAAGTTCCTCTATCTGTATTCTTGAGAGAACATCTATAAAGTTTAATGGTTCATCCCATACATAGAGATGTGCTCTCTCACATAAACTTTTTGCTATAAGAACTTTCTTTTTCTGCCCGCCGCTGTATGAACTTAAATCTTTGTCAAACTGCTCCCTTGAAAAATCCATTTTTCTCAATATTGCTCTGAATAAACTCTCATCTATACCACTATTTTTAGCAAAATCTGAAAGTTTTCCTTTAAGAAAATTTGTTTCCTGTGAAACATAAGACATTTTTATTCTGCTTCCTTTAAAAAAATTCCCAGTATAAGTCACTTCTTCTCCCAGTATCAATTTTAATATAGTTGATTTTCCTGAACCATTTTTTCCTCTCAAAGCAATCCTGTCACCTTTTTCTATAGTAAAACTCACATCTTTACATACTTCTTTTTCTCCATAAAAAATAGAAACTTTATCTAAAGTTATCATTCTCTTTGAATGGTATTCTTCAGGTTTTATTTTTAAAGACTCTGAAAGTTCTATATTTTTAAGAAGTTTTGTCTTTTCTTCTAAGGCAGAATTTTGCCTTGCTTCAAGATTTTTTGATTTTTTCATCATTTTAGCAGCCTTAGTCCCTACAAATCCTTTATCTATCATTGCTGGGGCTCTTCCACCATAACTTTTCTTACTTTTCTTTTCTTCTTTTTTATCTGACCATTCTGAAGTTCGTTTAGCTGCCTGTTCCAATCTTTTAATATCCTTCTTTAACTTATAATTTCTGACAATTTCAAAATTATCCTGCATCTCCTTATTAACCTGCCATGATGAAAAATTCCCTTTTTGTATCTCTATATTTGTCTTATTTATTGATAAAATATGATCTATACAATTATCTAAAAACCTTCTGTCATGAGAAATCAGAATAAATCCTTTCTTAGATTTGAGGTATTCAGCAACTATTTCTCTTCCTTCTGCATCCAAATGATTTGTAGGTTCATCTATAAGGAGAAATCTATCCTCTCTCAAAAAGAGAACTGCAAGAAGTATTTTAGTCTGTTCACCATTAGATAGAGTATTAAATTCTCTATACAATACATCTTCTGAAACATCTAAAAGTGATATCTCTCTTTCAAGCTCCCACATCTGATAATCATGATTTAGATTATTTACTATATCTATTGTTTTTAAAGTTTTATCCTTTATTTCAAATGGAAAATATTCAAATATAACTCCACCTGAAATATTCCCTTTATATTCATATTTTCCTAATAAAAGATTTAAAAAAGTAGTTTTACCTCTTCCATTTCTTCCTGTAAATCCTAATTTCCAATCTGTATCTATTTGAAAAGACACATTTTCAAAAATGTTATCTATACTCCCATCATAAGCAAATGTTAAGTTAGATATATTTATAAGTGACATACACATCCCTCCTGTGAAATTAATAAAAGCCGCAAGAAAGTTAATTCTTGCAGCTCATATTATAAAATCACAGAAAAAAACTCTGATAAAAAAGATTTCTGCCTTTATATAATGAGAGAAAAAATGAATTACTTTCCTGCTAAGGCACATCAAAATCAACGGCGATACCGTTTGTCATTTTTTTGATACACCATTTAAAATATTAGCAAGAAATTTTCTTCATTCTTTCACCTCCATTTTTTCTATATTTCAACTTAATTATACATATTTTCCTTTAAAAAGTCAACATTCTCTCATCTTGACTGATTGATTTGCTGTTTTAATAGTTTCTTTCAAATAATTTTTCTATCTTTTCTTTAACTTTATTCATACTAAAAACATACATATAGTTTTTTAAAAATTCAAAATATTCTCATTAATATATTTCTTTTCACAAAAAAAGTGAAAACCATTTTACTTGAATATCTTATGAAAGAAAAGTATACTTAGAATATATTGAGGGAGGTTGAAGTTATATGGCCATGACTAGAGATATTTTAAATCTCATAAAAAACATAACTCAGAACAAAATCAACACATTGGAAGAAAATTCTAAAATTATGGATCTCAGTGAAAGAAGTCTCAGATATAAAATAGATGATTGCAATTATCATTTAAATATACTGAAACTTCCAGAATTAAATATCAAAAAAGGTATAATAACTTTTTCTTCTACACTGGATACAGTAGTAGAGAAAATAAATGAAAATATATATCTTTACAGCTTTTCACAAGATGAAAGAGAAAAAATAATTATTAACTTTTATCTTTTCAAAAATGAACCTACTACTATAGAAGATATAAGCATATTTCTAGGAGTTAGTTCTGTAACTTTAAAAAATGATATCAAACGTATAAAAAAATATTTAAAGACATTTATGTTAAGTCTTTCTAATGAAAATAATAAATGCCTCACTATTACAGGAGATGAGAGAAATATTCGAAAACTTTTATTGGATATTCTTTTAAAGAATTATGATATCACATTCAAAAATGATGAAATAATTATAACAAAAACATATTACCATGGATTTTTTATTCCTTGGAAAGAGATGGATAACTTTTTTGATAAAATTATTACTAATAAAGCATATAAACTTTTAAAAAATATACTCAAAGAAAATAATAAAAATATAAGTGATGAAGCTTTTAAGGTTTTATTTTTCTATATTCTTATACTGCTTAATAGATATCCAAACCATGAAATAATTACAATTAAAAATATGAACTTTCTTTCAAATACACCTGAATATCTGGCAGTAAAAAAATCTCTTACTGAATCTGAATTTTCAGAAGGAGAACTTTTAACACTGACTGAATATTTTCTTGGAAGCAACACTTTCAATTTTGATCATTCATTTTATGGAAACTGGGTGCAGATAGAAACTTTTATAATGCAGCTGATTAAAGAAGTAAGTAAATTTGGATATTCTGGTCTGGATAAAGATGAAACTCTTCTTGAAGGACTTATCAACCATATAAAGCCTGCTATTTACAGAGCTAAAACTGGAATACAGCTGAGCTCAGAAATATACAATGATTTCAAAGAAAGTTATCCTCTGATACTGACTCAGGTAGAGGAAGCGTGGAAAAAATGTGATTTTCAAGGTTTAAATATGTCAAATGAAGAAATTGCATATATAGCAATGCATTTTCAACTTGCTATTAAAAGAGTAAAAAAAAGAGTATTCAAAGATATTCTCATAGTTTGCGGTTCAGGGTACAGCACATCAAAATTTTTAGCAGAAAGTATTCAAGAAAAATTTTCAGTAAATATTGTGGATACTATTCCATATAATTTGCTGGATACTTATAAAAATGTTGAAAATATAGATTTAATTATAACTACTATTACTAATCTGGAAAGTACTCTTCTTCCAGTAGTAACAGTATCTCCAATATTAAGCAAAGAAGATATAAGGAGATTGGAATCACTTCATCTTTCGCAATCTAAAAATAAAATAAAATTATCCAAACTTTTAGAACTTGCAAAGAGAAATGGTATTATACACAATGAAGAAAATTTTATAAAAGATATGAAAAGACACTTCAAAAATGAGATATTAGATGATATTTCAAAATCAAGTTTCTTAAAATTTACTGACATGATCAGTATGTCTAGAATAGAAAAAAGAAAAAAAGCAAATAGCTGGGAAGATGCAATTAAAATGAGTGGAATAAAACTCATTGGGGAAAACATTGTATCAGAAAGTTATCTTGATGAAATAATAGATCTTATCAATAAATTTGGGAGCTATATGGTGATACAAGAAGGAATAATCCTTTCTCATGCCAGAGGAAATGAAAATGTATCTAAAACAGGAATAAGTATTCTTCTATTAGATGAACCTGTAGAATTTCCTGAAAATGAAAAAGTAAAACTTCTCATCACTCTTGCCAGTAAAGATAAGAGAGAACATCTCAACGGATTAATGGAATTTATTAATATATTGAGAGAAATAAATCTTCTGAATACCTTAGAAAATTGCCAAACTATTAGTGAAATTTACATAACATTTAAAAATTTATTTAATTAGGGGGAAACAAAATGGCATTAATAAATGCAAATCGTATTTTATTAAACAAAAGTATGAAAAACAAAAATGAAGCAATTAAGGAAATGGCAAAATTATTTGTTGAAGATGGAATTGTAGACAATTATGATGAATATCTTAAATCTTTGATGGATAGAGAAGCTATTGCTGAAACTGCTGTAGGTTATGAAGTGGGGCTTCCTCATGGAAAAAGTCCAGCTGTAAAATATCCTGCTGTAGCATTTGCTAGATTAAGCAACAATATTATGTGGAGTGAAGAGGAACAGGAAACTGCAAAATTTATATTTATGCTTGCTATTCCTTCAGCTGCTGCTGGAAATGAACATATTAATATTCTTGTAAATCTTTCTAAAAAAATACTGGATGATGATTTCAGAGAACTTTTATCTAAATCTAATGATGTAGAAGAAATAATGAATGCAATAAATAATTAATTTAAATAAAAATATGGGGAGGAAACAAACAATGAAAAAAACTTTACTTGAACTTAGAAAACATCTTTTATTTGGAACTAGCCACATGCTTCCATTTATCGTAGCAGGAGGGGTGCTTTTATCACTAGCTGTTATGATGGGTGGAAAGGGAGCTGTCCCTGATTCTGGACTACTAAAAAATATATCTGATATGGGTATTGCTGGCCTTACTATATTCCCTGCTGTTCTTGGTGGATATATTGCTTACTCAATAGCTGACAGACCTGGACTTGCTCCTGGTATGATTGGTTCTTGGATTGCTGTTCAACAATACAGTACTGGATTCCTAGGAGCTATCATAGTTGGATTCCTTGCTGGATTTATTGTAAACCAGCTGAAAAAAATTAAACTTCCAGCAAGTATGAAATCTGTATCTACAATTTTTATCTGTCCACTGTTTGGGACTTTAATAACTTGTGGTATAGTTATGTGGGTAATAGGAACTCCTATCGCATTGATGATGGCTGGATTAAATGGGTGGCTGACTGGAATGCAGGATGCTAGTAAAGCTGTTCTTGGAGCTATCCTTGGAGGAATGACTGCATTTGATATGGGAGGACCTATTAACAAAGTTGCTACTCTATTTGCCCAAACTCAAGTTGGAGAACATCCTTGGCTTATGGGAGGAGTTGGTATAGCTATCTGTACACCACCTATCGGAATGGGAGTTGCTACATTCCTAGCACCTAAAAAATATACACAGGATGAAAAAGAAGCTGGTAAAGCTGCTATCCTTATGGGAATGATTGGAATTTCTGAAGGAGCTATTCCATTTGCTGTATCAGATCCATTAAGAGTTCTTCCATCTATTGTTGTTGGTGGAATGGTTGGAAATATCATTGGATTTATTATGAATGTTATCAACCACGCTCCTTGGGGTGGATGGATTGTACTTCCAGTAGTTGAAGGAAAAATAGGTTACATTATTGGTACTATTGCAGGAGCTGCTGTCACAGCTATTATGGTAAATACTATGAAAAAACCTGTATCTGAATTAAAAGAAGCTATTGAAGCTGAAAAAGAAGAAGAGGAACTTGAATTAGAATTGGATTTTGATTAGAATATAAATAGGGTTATATGGGGTAAATTAAAATCATAGAAAATAAATAATTTGTAAATAATTTTTGATAAGGGGGAATTATAATGAAAATAGTTGCTGTTACAGCTTGTCCATCAGGGGTAGCTCATACATATATGGCTGCTGAAGCTCTTAAAAAAGCTGGAGAAAAATTAGGGGTGGAAATAAAAGTAGAAACTCAAGGTGGTATTGGTATTGAAAATGTTATTACAGAAACTGATTTAGCAAATACAGATTATGTAGTTTTAACTAAAGAAGTTGCTATTAAAAATGAAGAAAGATTTAAAGGAAAAAAAATAGTAAGAGTTAAAATAGCAGATGCTGTGAAAAAAGCTGAAGATATAGTAAAAAAACTTATTGAACACTATAACTCAAACAACTAATTTGCTTATACTCAACTGAAATATAAAAGTATCCTCAGAAGTTTTATAACTCCTGAGGATATTTTTTTATTAAATATTTTCTGCATTATTTAAATATTCTATTGGATTGAGATACAGCATCTTCCTCCACCCCTGTCTTGAATCATCTTTCAGCCATGGATATGGAATCAATGTCACTATTGAATAGTGAAGATGATGAGGTTTTCCTGCTGCATTTCCAGTATCTCCCACACTTCCTATCTTCTCTCCTCTTCTTACAAAAGAAAATCTTTTTGTATCTATGGTTTTTAAATGGGCATAGTAATGTAATCTCCATTTAGGTCCAAGGACTAATACGACATTTCCTCCTGATTTTAAATTTCCCTCATATATGACAAGTCCTATTGTAGAGCTTAGTACATTTGTTCCAGATTTAGCAAAAATATCTACTCCTTTATGAGTTATAGATTTTCCCCAAGGATAATACCAGAAACTTTTTTGATTATAATCTCTTTTAGTTCCATTCTCTACAGGCATAGAAAATTTTTGAGGTATAATCATTCCACATATCACTATCAGCAGTAAAAATATAAGTATTTTTGATTTTAGTTTCATTATTTTTCCCCTTTTTATTTATTTTTTTCTAAATCAATATCTAGCAATTTTATACAATACTCCTTTTTCAATTTATGATAATATTAAAATACTTAAAGAAAACCTAAATGAAGGAGGCTTTTAATGGATTTTATAAACTTATTTGAAAATTTCAACACTAATGGAAAACTTTTACTGCCAGAAAAAATAATCTCTTTCAAAGATATTCCATGGTCTAAACATCCTGTCTTTGAAGGAGTAGAGTTAAAACATTTACTCACATCAAAAGAAACAGTTGGAGAGTTCAGTTACCATTTAGTAAAAATAGCTCCAAATAAGAAAATTGGAACTCATATTCATGAAATACAACTAGAAACGCATGAAGTAATAGCGGGAAGTGGTATTTGTATAAATTCAGAAAAAAAATTTATATATAAGTCAGGAACTATATCTATTTTTCCAATGAAAATTCCTCATGAGATAATTGCAGATAAAGATGGGTTATATCTATTTGCAAAATTTATTCCAGCTCTTCTTTAAAAAAATGAATTTTATTAACAGAAAATTGATATTCTAAAGGAGTCATTTTTACTATTTTTTTAAAATTTTTTATAAAGTGGCTTTGATCATAAAAACCTGTAGCCAAAGCCACTTCAGATGTCAAAAAAGATTTTTCCAAAAGTTTCTGAGCTTTTCTTATACGATTTTGTATTTGAAATTGATGTGGAGTAAGCCCTATGCTCTTTTTAAATCTCCTTATAAAATTAAATTTACTTGAAAATGCAATTTCTGCCATTTTATCTATACTCAAAATACTTTCTGGGGATATCTCTAAATATTCTTTTATCTTTTCTAAATGTTTATCTCTTTTTTCATTAATATTCCTGTACTTTTCTAAAACTTTTAATCCCTTTAAAAGTAACTCAATCTCTTCCTTATCTATTTTTTTACTCTCTAATATATTTTCTAGTATAGGTTGTATTATCTTCTGAACTCCTGTAATCCCTTCTTCCCTTAATAAGTTTTTATTTATACATATACTTAAAAGAGAATATGGACTTAATGCTTCTATTTCATGAGAAATATATGGTGGTATTATGAATATTTGTTTTAATTTATAATTATAGGACTTCTCTGATATTTTAAGTTTTATTTCTCCTTTTAATATCATTCCAACAATAAAAACAGATACATGATTATGCAAAGGATACGAATATATAGAATTTTCACTGATAATTAATTTTATACCTGTATTCAAATAATGAAAAAAATATATTTTTCCTTTTTTTAACATCTCTTTCTCCTCATATTTTTACTATTATTATGTTTATTATACTAGATATCTTTTAAATTTATTACTGTTATTTATATTTTTACTTTAATATTCTTTCAAATGAAACATATTTTTATGATATAATTATCCTGAAACTGATTGATTATATGGGAGGAGATACTTATATGGAAAATATATCTAATGAGAGTATAAGTCAAAAATATAAAAAAGAAATAGATGAGAAAAATAAAATTATTTCACTTCATGAAAAGAATATCAAAAACTTAAAACTTGATATCAATGAAAAAAATAATTCTATATCAAAACTCAAAGAAGAAAATGAAGAGAAAGACAGGAAACTTAGTAAAAAAAGATTTCAACTTATAATTTGTTCTGTTATTATTATTTTTTTAATTTTTCTTTCTATATTTTTTAAATTATCAGAACCTAAATTAGAAGTTGTTGAAGATGTTGTTGAAGATGTTATTGAAAAAGTTAATTCACAAGAAAGTATTCCTGTTGCTCTTATAGATCAAGATGAGAATAGAGAAGATGAAGAAATGATAAAAACAGAAATTTCTATACCTAAAGAAATTATTCCTGTTATTCCAGCTCTTCCTACTACTGAAAAAGAGGAAAAACAACCAATAGAAACAGTAAAAAATGAAATTTCTATACCTAAAGAAATTATTCCTGTTACTCCAGTTCTTCCTACTACTAAAAAAGAAGAACCAAAACCAATAGAAACAATAAAAAATGAAAATATAAAAATAAATGAGGTTATCTCTTCTAAACCTAAAAAGCTTATATATTCTGAAGATGAGGTTTACACAAATCTTATTTGGAAAGGATATAGAGGAGAAAGGGCAATCTATGAATTCCAGAGAGATAATGATATGCCTCAAACTGGAAAAATTGATGAAAAACTTTTAAGAAAGCTTGGAATAAAACCCAGATTTAAATAGTTTAAATAATAAAACCTTCTAGATTAAATAATATTAATTTAGAAGGTTTTTGACTTTTTTATAAAGTATTTTATAATTTTTTATTTATTTCTTAAATCACTCTCTTTTGGAATATTTCCTTCTGCTGTTATAGCTGTAAATTTTTCAACTGCATTTTCTATTTCTTCATCATTTTCTAAGTTTAATGCTTCATCTAATAAAATTCTAAATACATTTTCAAGCTGATAATCATAATATTTATATTTATTTGTCCATTCTGCCAATCCTTTTAA from Fusobacterium sp. harbors:
- a CDS encoding helix-turn-helix domain-containing protein; translation: MLKKGKIYFFHYLNTGIKLIISENSIYSYPLHNHVSVFIVGMILKGEIKLKISEKSYNYKLKQIFIIPPYISHEIEALSPYSLLSICINKNLLREEGITGVQKIIQPILENILESKKIDKEEIELLLKGLKVLEKYRNINEKRDKHLEKIKEYLEISPESILSIDKMAEIAFSSKFNFIRRFKKSIGLTPHQFQIQNRIRKAQKLLEKSFLTSEVALATGFYDQSHFIKNFKKIVKMTPLEYQFSVNKIHFFKEELE
- a CDS encoding peptidoglycan-binding domain-containing protein; this translates as MENISNESISQKYKKEIDEKNKIISLHEKNIKNLKLDINEKNNSISKLKEENEEKDRKLSKKRFQLIICSVIIIFLIFLSIFFKLSEPKLEVVEDVVEDVIEKVNSQESIPVALIDQDENREDEEMIKTEISIPKEIIPVIPALPTTEKEEKQPIETVKNEISIPKEIIPVTPVLPTTKKEEPKPIETIKNENIKINEVISSKPKKLIYSEDEVYTNLIWKGYRGERAIYEFQRDNDMPQTGKIDEKLLRKLGIKPRFK